Within Acanthochromis polyacanthus isolate Apoly-LR-REF ecotype Palm Island chromosome 3, KAUST_Apoly_ChrSc, whole genome shotgun sequence, the genomic segment TAAAAGTTACTCAGTAGCTTCATTTATAATATACATAATATTTCTTGATGATTAaatttttgtgtgatttaacaaaacataTAAAGTCTctaaaataacaggaaattgttcaaataaattacagataaaactCCTAAAAGCAGTGATTTTCATTACAGTGTACCTTTCTATCAAATGTCTGAAGCTTATGCTGTTATGAGAgtacatttctattttacacCTAAAccacaaaagtgcaaaaaaaaaaaaccctcacatACACGTATTGTCTTTGTGGATGCTTTATTGCTAAATATTGTAACAAACGggaaagaagcacaaaaaacaCTAATACTGAGAATTTATGAAAAGTATATGATTATTGAAAGAAAGGATTCTACAAACTACAAGCAAAAAAACTCTTATTCTCTTCTCCTCTCATCTCTAATCAGCACCAGTGCTCCTCAACCTGCCTGACTGACTGATGCAGTGGAATTCATGCCTGACTTTCCAGCAAGAATCCCGTTTCTGGTGTGGAAGATCTCAGCCAAAGACGGACTCATGGGTGAAGGGCTGTACTCTTGACACTGGTGTCCACTAAGGCTTGGTGCACACTCGACTACGTAGGAAAAGAAGAAGGTGCCATGGTTAAACATGCAGCTGTCTGTCACCTTCCCACTGCGGAGGTCGAATGAACAGCTACCAATCAGATCGCTGTTCCAGTAAGTGTCCTCATCATAAACCCTGAATGTGAGTTTGTTCATCATGTTAATTTTGATCTGTCCAAATTCAAACTTTTCTGACCATGCAGGGTTGTCGTTGTTACTAATGATGACTGTGCGCTTTGTCTGACCATCATAATTAACCTCCACTGAACCATCTGTCTGAGTCCACTTGTCACCATACAGACCCTGAGCATAAAGCCTGAATACTTTCAGTGTTGCGAGACCTTTCCCAGCAGGACAACAGTTTGACTTGACATTCTGGTTACTGTTGCAGACACAAGCACAAAGATCCCTCTTGCTGGATCTGTGCCCAATCAGACAGGACTCAGAACATTTTTTCACTACGGCATTGTTCTTGATGTACTGCTCCACCTCTCGCTTCAGCCCAGCGCTGGCAGGATGACCGCTTGGCAGGATGGTGTGCAGAGGTTTTAGGTTGTATCGGACGACATCGGGTGCGGTTTTCAGTGAGTTCAGCCAGCTGTTATAGACAGAGGGGTTGGATTGGCCTTGAAAGAGGACATCGGCTCCATCGATGTTTCCTCCAGTCACCTCTGTCTCACGCTCATTAAATACACTGCTAAATCTTTGACCAGAGCCaagcttcttcttctctgcctcACAGTGTTTTGTCATGGCTTCAATACTCGCAGACTGTGCAAAGGTCGCTGAGGCCTCGACTGACAAACAGTCACTGACTTCTGTCGCCGTCATTCCGTTCATAGTTGCCTCACAGGTTCTGACAGCAGTGATTGCTTTGATTTCTCCTCCTAGCAACACTTGTGTAATGTAATGTGTACCATAAGTGTCAATCAGGTTACGATAGGAGACCCCAGTTTTAAAGGAGTAGGGGGGAAGAGAGTTCACAGCTGATTGAAAGTCATGACTCAGAGGAGGATTTGTTACCAGCCTGTAGCTGTGGAGCACAGAAAGTATATAAAAAAAGTTAGTGTTTGCCTAAGTCCCATGAAACATCATTGTTGATTGTTGGTTTCTGCTATTAATGTCAAATTATCAGAGCACAAAGCAAAGCCTCCAGGTGAACTAACTACACACCATGaccaaaatgcacaaaataacaaaatgttagacaaaatgacccaaaacgagacaaaatgatgcaaaggagacacaaaatgacaaaaatagatcacaagacacaaagaagacacaaaactgttATGATGAATAACAATAACACAAATATGTGTCCACATACTCACCCATAGAAGTTACAGTAGATGGAATGACGAAAGAAGGTGTAGCggttttgttttgactttttcatgGCAAATTCTGCTGCTCTGGAGTGGGAACCTCCAAGACCAACCCCAATCTTGACTGAAGGGTCTACCGGGATGTCGAGGCCAACCTTCCAGTCATTGGACACGGATGATGTGGAATCATTAACAAGGGTTTCAGCAGAATCGTAGAGCGTATTTGAGACCTTCAAGTTGCACTTGGAGTAGCTTCTCCAGTCCACAACAGAAACCGGGACTTTCTGGTTCTTCCTGTTCATGTAGCTGTTTGGGTACAGCCTGCAGGTGCCATTGCCGAGGTTCCAGGTTTCGGTGTCGATGACATAGGCAGCTTTCCTCTCCATGGTGACGATGTCAAGACCTTCTCCCCCAAGGTTGTAACCAGGGACAAAGTCAGCCTGTTTACACTGCTGTGGTGTCCCAGTGAAGCATGACCTGGATGTAAGACAGAGAGGACTGAATGTCCAGCACAGGAGCAGGAGATGCCACAGCCTTGCCATCTGTAGGAAAGAGTCAAacagtgaacaaaaacacaaagtcagccaACACAAACTTTAAACATACAGTGAGGACTAGGAAGAATTTTATATGAACTCTAAATGAGAGTATCTGTTGCACACACAGGAGGACTGAGAGGCCTAACCTTGACTGTCGGCAGCAAGCTCTGGTCAGTAGCTTCCAATACCTGACCAATTTTATAGTATTGATTTGTGGGTGGAGCTTTGATTGAGAATGCGATTCTCACAGATCTGATGCTCAACCATCTCCATtaaactccttttttttttaacacccaCAATGACAGAatgagtcatttttttccacttactTCACACtttattaaatgaccacatgagaaactgttgttttgtggtgatACT encodes:
- the LOC127533298 gene encoding perforin-1-like, which translates into the protein MWTHICVIANTNFFYILSVLHSYRLVTNPPLSHDFQSAVNSLPPYSFKTGVSYRNLIDTYGTHYITQVLLGGEIKAITAVRTCEATMNGMTATEVSDCLSVEASATFAQSASIEAMTKHCEAEKKKLGSGQRFSSVFNERETEVTGGNIDGADVLFQGQSNPSVYNSWLNSLKTAPDVVRYNLKPLHTILPSGHPASAGLKREVEQYIKNNAVVKKCSESCLIGHRSSKRDLCACVCNSNQNVKSNCCPAGKGLATLKVFRLYAQGLYGDKWTQTDGSVEVNYDGQTKRTVIISNNDNPAWSEKFEFGQIKINMMNKLTFRVYDEDTYWNSDLIGSCSFDLRSGKVTDSCMFNHGTFFFSYVVECAPSLSGHQCQEYSPSPMSPSLAEIFHTRNGILAGKSGMNSTASVSQAG
- the LOC110963664 gene encoding perforin-1-like; its protein translation is MARLWHLLLLCWTFSPLCLTSRSCFTGTPQQCKQADFVPGYNLGGEGLDIVTMERKAAYVIDTETWNLGNGTCRLYPNSYMNRKNQKVPVSVVDWRSYSKCNLKVSNTLYDSAETLVNDSTSSVSNDWKVGLDIPVDPSVKIGVGLGGSHSRAAEFAMKKSKQNRYTFFRHSIYCNFYG